One stretch of Siphonobacter curvatus DNA includes these proteins:
- a CDS encoding TetR/AcrR family transcriptional regulator: protein MATSPDKIKDAYIMYLLEEGQQPASIYAFAKKLKVKETEFYEYYNSFEQIESGVWAGFFEQTLVRLKSDEVFHTYSVREKLLAFYYTWIEVLTSNRSFVLRSLKDFRMQRSMRTPAALEEFKYQFEKFIKDLMAEGRESQEVKSRQLVETKYPTAFWYQTMWLLDFWSKDTSKGFEKTDTAIEKAVNTAFDLIGVSALDSVLDLAKFLYQNR from the coding sequence ATGGCTACTTCTCCCGATAAAATCAAAGACGCTTATATAATGTATCTGCTCGAAGAGGGGCAGCAACCAGCGTCGATTTATGCCTTTGCCAAGAAACTTAAGGTCAAAGAGACCGAGTTCTACGAATACTATAATTCATTCGAACAGATTGAAAGCGGGGTATGGGCCGGCTTTTTCGAACAGACGCTCGTCCGACTGAAAAGCGACGAGGTTTTTCACACGTATTCCGTTCGGGAAAAGCTACTGGCGTTTTACTACACTTGGATCGAAGTGCTCACCAGCAACCGCAGCTTCGTACTGCGTAGCCTGAAAGATTTTCGTATGCAGCGATCCATGCGTACGCCCGCGGCTCTGGAAGAATTTAAATATCAGTTCGAAAAATTCATCAAAGACCTGATGGCTGAAGGGCGGGAGAGCCAGGAAGTGAAGTCCCGGCAGCTGGTCGAAACTAAATATCCTACTGCATTTTGGTACCAGACGATGTGGCTACTCGATTTCTGGAGTAAAGACACTTCGAAAGGTTTTGAGAAAACGGATACTGCCATCGAAAAGGCCGTCAATACGGCCTTTGATTTGATTGGCGTATCGGCTTTGGATTCGGTACTGGATCTGGCCAAGTTTCTCTACCAAAATCGTTAA
- a CDS encoding acyl carrier protein phosphodiesterase, with amino-acid sequence MNFLAHTLLSGKNSDVQVGNLLGEFVKGRLENYHPPGITTDMLVGVRLHRIIDDFTDHHPITRRSKSRLVDEYGLLSGILVDMFYDYVLAREWATYSVLPLPLFAQQFYEAVEQHRPFLPASMQSTVQSMISRDWFTNYATLAGIEWSLRGIGRRFPPAAGIERSITQLQRDYAFFKADFEEFWPDLSQRCFDYLSSIN; translated from the coding sequence ATGAATTTTCTGGCACATACGCTACTTTCAGGAAAGAATTCCGACGTGCAGGTGGGCAATTTGCTGGGTGAGTTTGTGAAGGGACGGCTGGAAAATTACCACCCGCCGGGCATTACTACGGACATGCTCGTGGGCGTGCGATTGCACCGGATTATCGATGATTTTACGGATCACCATCCCATAACCCGGCGGAGCAAAAGTCGTCTGGTTGATGAGTACGGCTTGTTGTCGGGCATTCTGGTCGATATGTTCTATGACTACGTACTGGCCCGCGAATGGGCGACGTATTCGGTCCTCCCGCTTCCGCTCTTTGCTCAGCAATTTTACGAGGCCGTCGAGCAGCACCGTCCGTTTCTACCGGCATCCATGCAAAGCACGGTTCAATCCATGATTTCTCGCGACTGGTTTACGAACTATGCCACCCTGGCGGGGATCGAATGGTCGCTACGGGGAATTGGCCGACGCTTCCCCCCGGCTGCTGGCATTGAACGGAGCATCACTCAACTGCAACGGGATTACGCGTTTTTTAAAGCCGATTTCGAAGAGTTCTGGCCTGACTTAAGCCAGCGGTGTTTCGATTATTTATCTTCCATTAATTGA
- a CDS encoding LptF/LptG family permease produces the protein MRKLDKLVLKAFWGPFLVTFAVTEFIFLTRFILLYFDEIAGRDVGFDVYGRLFFYFGLMVVPVSMPLAVLLSSLMCFGNLGEFSELTAVKSAGISVGRVIRPVSVVIVFITGFILWFNNTIQPWANLKGYSLLWDIKTTKATLSFKEGVFNNDLPGYSIKISKKYADGSLKNVLIYDHSENSGNRHVTVADSARTYTILGGTYLVFELFKGVDYVEDVDKSSGDGNTSDFAKNSFSHTKKFINMRSFKMTPTDEDQFKNHAIMKSIRQLSDDGDSLRRNYQLAVRSMVTMASQYYSYHFQTMGEGAKKMPTTWVDSLITAREKLPATLQNSDLTASALSSAKSRLTSIETDDLLMYDRRKTMYKNDLEWNHKFTTAISCLVMFLIGAPLGAIIKKGGFGLPVLVAIIFFILMYVLTIQGDKYAKEGTMWVPLAAWMSNLVLLGFGIYFLTKALNDSRLFEADVYRIALNRLKERFVAWKEKTPLFKKKSEAI, from the coding sequence ATGAGAAAATTAGATAAATTAGTATTAAAAGCTTTCTGGGGACCTTTCCTGGTCACCTTTGCGGTAACGGAATTTATTTTTCTAACCCGCTTCATCCTGCTCTATTTTGATGAAATTGCCGGGCGTGACGTAGGCTTTGATGTGTACGGAAGACTCTTCTTTTACTTCGGGCTCATGGTCGTACCCGTTTCCATGCCCCTGGCCGTATTGCTTTCCTCGCTCATGTGCTTCGGAAACTTGGGAGAGTTCTCCGAATTGACCGCCGTGAAGAGTGCCGGAATCTCCGTTGGTCGGGTGATTCGTCCCGTCTCCGTAGTGATTGTCTTCATTACCGGCTTTATTCTGTGGTTCAATAATACGATTCAGCCCTGGGCTAACTTAAAAGGGTACAGTTTGCTGTGGGATATTAAAACCACGAAAGCTACCCTGAGCTTTAAAGAGGGCGTCTTTAACAATGATCTTCCGGGGTACAGTATAAAAATATCCAAGAAATACGCCGACGGCTCTTTAAAGAATGTGCTGATCTACGACCACTCCGAAAATAGTGGCAACCGTCACGTAACCGTAGCGGATTCAGCCCGAACCTACACGATTCTGGGAGGTACGTATCTGGTCTTTGAATTATTTAAAGGCGTCGATTACGTAGAAGACGTGGATAAATCTTCGGGGGATGGAAATACGAGTGACTTCGCTAAGAACTCGTTTAGCCATACCAAGAAGTTTATCAACATGCGGTCTTTTAAAATGACCCCTACGGATGAAGATCAGTTCAAGAATCACGCCATCATGAAATCCATTCGGCAGTTGTCGGATGATGGCGATTCGTTACGGCGGAATTATCAGTTAGCCGTAAGGAGTATGGTGACGATGGCATCGCAGTACTATTCCTACCATTTCCAGACAATGGGGGAAGGGGCCAAAAAGATGCCTACTACCTGGGTGGATTCATTAATTACCGCTCGCGAGAAATTACCGGCGACTTTACAGAACAGCGATCTAACAGCTTCCGCTTTGAGTTCGGCTAAATCACGTTTGACGTCTATTGAGACGGACGACTTACTCATGTACGACCGTCGCAAAACAATGTACAAAAATGATTTGGAATGGAATCACAAATTCACAACGGCTATTTCCTGTCTGGTAATGTTCCTGATTGGAGCTCCGCTGGGAGCCATCATCAAAAAAGGAGGATTCGGATTACCCGTACTCGTGGCCATTATTTTCTTTATTTTGATGTATGTACTCACCATTCAGGGAGATAAATACGCGAAGGAAGGGACCATGTGGGTACCCTTGGCGGCCTGGATGTCAAATCTAGTATTGTTAGGGTTTGGAATCTATTTTCTAACGAAGGCATTGAACGATTCTCGACTCTTTGAAGCGGACGTATATCGTATAGCTCTGAACCGTTTGAAAGAGCGGTTTGTAGCCTGGAAGGAAAAAACGCCCTTATTTAAGAAAAAAAGCGAAGCTATATAA
- the pnp gene encoding polyribonucleotide nucleotidyltransferase, whose amino-acid sequence MNVVTKKLSLPDGRIITIETGKLAKQADGSVVVRMGDTMLLATAVAAPEARPGTDFLPLSVDYQEKFASAGKIPGSFQRREGRLSDYEILISRLVDRALRPTFPGDFHADVQVNVVMISADPEVQPDALAGLAASAALMVSDIPFNGPISEVRVAKIDGLYLINPPTSMLSRAELDLIVAGNSTDILMVEGESNEVSEDDMLTALRTAHDAIKLQCAAQKELEAEVGKTVKREYSHETHDLELKKFLYDNYYEKVYAVAAQGNANKSIRKEGFKAVRKEYLETLPEDHTVDLGLVGTYFHDIEKDAARNLVLNERRRLDGRALDEIRPIWCEVDYLPRAHGSAVFTRGETQSLTTATLGTKLDEQIVDQALVSGYSKFLLHYNFPGFSTGEVKPNRGPGRREVGHGNLAMRALKKVMPADADNPYTIRVVSDILESNGSSSMATVCAGTLALMDAGVKIKAPVSGIAMGLISDPETGKYAVLSDILGDEDHLGDMDFKVTGTENGITACQMDMKIDGLSYEVVAEALNQAKRGRLHILNEMKKALTEVRPDFKPHAPRAVILEIPQEFIGAVIGPGGKVVQEIQKTTGATIAIEEKDSKGYVSIFATNKEAMDAAVGRVKGIVTIPEVGEVYTGKVKTVTDFGAFVEFLPGRDGLLHISEISWDRLPAMKGVLEVGEEVQVKLIEVDQKTGKFRLSRRVLLPKPEGYVERPERPERPERGDRPERGDRGNSENRRPRN is encoded by the coding sequence ATGAACGTTGTAACCAAAAAACTCAGTCTTCCCGATGGTCGAATCATTACCATCGAGACTGGCAAACTGGCTAAACAAGCCGATGGATCAGTAGTAGTCCGTATGGGCGACACGATGTTACTGGCCACGGCCGTAGCCGCACCAGAAGCCCGTCCAGGTACTGATTTCTTACCTCTTTCGGTAGATTACCAGGAAAAATTTGCTTCTGCGGGTAAAATCCCCGGAAGTTTCCAACGCCGGGAAGGCCGTCTTTCCGATTACGAAATTTTAATAAGCCGACTGGTTGACCGGGCTTTACGTCCTACGTTTCCCGGTGATTTCCACGCGGATGTTCAAGTCAACGTGGTGATGATTTCGGCTGACCCCGAAGTACAACCCGACGCCTTGGCGGGTCTGGCTGCTTCGGCTGCTTTGATGGTATCCGACATTCCTTTCAACGGTCCCATCTCTGAAGTACGCGTAGCCAAAATTGATGGCCTGTATCTGATCAATCCGCCGACCTCCATGCTGAGTCGGGCTGAACTGGATCTGATTGTTGCGGGTAACAGCACGGACATTCTGATGGTTGAGGGTGAAAGTAATGAGGTGTCCGAAGATGATATGCTGACAGCATTGAGAACGGCACATGATGCCATTAAACTTCAATGTGCTGCTCAGAAAGAATTAGAAGCGGAAGTAGGAAAAACGGTCAAGCGAGAATATAGTCATGAAACCCATGACCTCGAATTGAAGAAGTTTTTGTACGATAATTATTACGAGAAGGTTTATGCCGTTGCCGCACAGGGTAACGCCAATAAATCAATCCGTAAAGAAGGATTCAAAGCCGTTCGTAAGGAATATCTGGAGACTTTACCCGAAGATCATACCGTAGACCTGGGTTTGGTTGGCACGTATTTCCACGATATTGAAAAAGACGCGGCTCGTAACCTGGTGTTGAATGAGCGTCGTCGTCTGGATGGACGGGCTCTGGATGAAATTCGTCCCATCTGGTGCGAAGTCGATTACTTACCTCGTGCCCACGGATCAGCCGTATTTACGCGGGGTGAAACGCAGTCGTTAACCACGGCCACCCTGGGAACGAAATTGGATGAGCAGATTGTTGATCAGGCCTTAGTTTCTGGTTACAGCAAATTCCTGTTGCACTATAACTTCCCCGGTTTTTCTACGGGTGAAGTGAAACCTAACCGTGGACCCGGACGCCGGGAAGTAGGTCACGGTAACCTGGCGATGCGTGCCCTGAAAAAGGTAATGCCTGCCGACGCGGACAACCCTTACACGATTCGGGTCGTTTCGGACATTCTCGAATCCAATGGTTCGTCGTCGATGGCGACCGTTTGTGCGGGTACGTTAGCTCTGATGGATGCCGGAGTAAAAATCAAAGCTCCCGTATCCGGTATTGCTATGGGTCTGATTTCCGATCCTGAAACGGGTAAGTACGCCGTTCTTTCCGATATTCTTGGCGATGAAGATCACCTGGGGGATATGGACTTTAAAGTAACGGGTACGGAAAACGGAATCACGGCTTGCCAGATGGATATGAAAATCGACGGCCTTTCGTACGAAGTGGTTGCCGAAGCTCTGAATCAGGCCAAGCGGGGTCGTCTTCATATTCTGAACGAAATGAAGAAAGCCCTTACCGAAGTTCGTCCCGATTTCAAACCTCATGCTCCACGGGCGGTTATTCTGGAAATTCCTCAGGAGTTTATCGGTGCCGTGATTGGACCTGGTGGTAAAGTAGTACAGGAAATTCAGAAGACGACGGGTGCAACGATTGCCATCGAAGAAAAAGATAGCAAAGGCTACGTCAGCATTTTCGCCACGAACAAAGAAGCGATGGATGCGGCCGTAGGTCGGGTGAAAGGCATCGTAACAATTCCTGAAGTAGGTGAAGTGTACACGGGTAAGGTGAAAACAGTTACGGACTTCGGAGCATTCGTTGAGTTCCTGCCCGGACGTGATGGTCTGTTGCACATCTCGGAAATCTCCTGGGATCGTCTGCCTGCCATGAAAGGCGTACTCGAAGTAGGCGAAGAAGTACAGGTGAAATTAATTGAAGTAGATCAGAAAACCGGAAAATTCCGTTTATCCCGGCGGGTGCTGTTGCCCAAACCAGAAGGATATGTGGAACGGCCTGAGCGACCCGAACGTCCTGAAAGAGGAGATCGTCCGGAACGTGGGGACCGGGGAAATTCCGAGAATCGCCGCCCCCGTAACTAA
- a CDS encoding START-like domain-containing protein has protein sequence MTKHKFVTEYELRASPKMLFPYVSTASGLQQWFANKVNVGSNQSMIFEWDGENHPAKIVSMRQNKSIKYDFTPDANEEEHNYMEFRLDQSDLTNSTFLKITDYSDNTDEEDLRALWDGLIDTLREVVGG, from the coding sequence ATGACTAAGCATAAATTTGTTACTGAGTACGAGTTGCGGGCTTCTCCAAAAATGCTCTTCCCCTACGTTAGTACGGCTTCCGGTCTTCAGCAGTGGTTTGCTAACAAGGTAAACGTAGGTTCAAACCAATCCATGATTTTTGAATGGGATGGTGAAAATCACCCGGCTAAAATCGTTTCCATGCGTCAGAACAAAAGCATTAAATACGATTTTACGCCCGATGCGAATGAAGAAGAACATAATTACATGGAGTTTCGGCTGGATCAGAGTGATCTTACTAACTCGACATTTTTAAAAATCACCGATTACTCAGACAATACCGACGAAGAAGACTTGCGAGCTCTTTGGGATGGACTCATTGATACGCTGCGGGAAGTCGTTGGAGGATGA
- a CDS encoding deoxycytidylate deaminase, whose product MDLAVNLAKRSHCIKAQVGAVLTKDTRIISIGYNGPPAGTHNCDEEFPEVGCPRDSKGSCSLALHAEQNAILYAAKLGASIEGATIYVTLSPCIACARIIYSMGIRRVIFKDSYAKYKGIGVDEGVEFLRKFGVQVEEYRTPVE is encoded by the coding sequence ATGGATCTGGCCGTGAACTTGGCCAAGCGATCCCACTGCATTAAAGCTCAGGTAGGGGCGGTACTTACCAAAGACACGCGCATTATATCCATTGGTTACAATGGACCGCCCGCGGGTACGCACAATTGTGATGAAGAATTTCCCGAAGTAGGTTGCCCGCGTGATTCGAAAGGCAGCTGTTCCTTAGCCTTGCATGCCGAGCAAAATGCAATCTTATACGCGGCTAAACTCGGAGCGAGTATTGAAGGAGCCACGATTTACGTAACGCTTTCGCCCTGTATCGCCTGTGCCCGGATTATTTACTCGATGGGGATTCGCCGCGTTATTTTCAAGGATTCGTACGCGAAGTACAAAGGGATCGGCGTAGATGAAGGCGTAGAGTTCCTGCGAAAATTTGGCGTGCAGGTTGAAGAATACCGCACACCTGTAGAGTAA
- a CDS encoding SDR family oxidoreductase: protein MKTALITGGNKGIGLETAKLLLQNGLFVYLGSRNKEKGNEAVKDLNKNGFQNVKAVVLDVTDPETILSAKRIIEKEQGKLDVLINNAGILGNFPQSASDVSIDVLKEVYETNVYGAISVTQNFIDLLKKSNEPRIVNVSSSLGSLTLHSDPDYQFYKVKLFAYNSSKTALNMFTVHLAYELKDTVFKVNAVCPGYTDTDFGNHIGTGKVEDAGKRIVKYALIDNDGPTGKFFSEEINPETDHIAW, encoded by the coding sequence ATGAAAACAGCATTAATTACAGGTGGTAATAAAGGTATTGGACTTGAAACAGCCAAATTACTGCTACAAAACGGATTGTTTGTTTATCTGGGTAGTCGTAATAAAGAAAAAGGAAATGAAGCTGTAAAAGACCTAAATAAGAATGGGTTTCAAAATGTGAAAGCAGTTGTACTGGATGTGACTGATCCCGAAACAATTTTGTCGGCAAAAAGGATTATTGAAAAAGAACAAGGGAAATTAGACGTTCTGATAAACAATGCGGGAATTTTGGGAAACTTTCCTCAATCGGCATCGGATGTGAGCATTGACGTTTTAAAGGAAGTGTATGAAACAAATGTGTACGGTGCTATAAGCGTTACTCAGAATTTTATTGATTTATTGAAAAAATCAAATGAACCACGTATCGTGAATGTGAGTTCAAGCTTAGGCTCCTTAACGTTGCACAGTGACCCGGATTATCAATTTTATAAGGTGAAATTGTTCGCCTATAATTCTTCAAAAACGGCACTGAATATGTTTACAGTCCATCTGGCTTATGAGTTGAAGGATACTGTCTTCAAAGTAAATGCGGTTTGTCCTGGTTATACAGATACAGATTTTGGTAATCACATTGGAACAGGTAAAGTAGAAGATGCGGGAAAACGAATAGTAAAATATGCTTTGATTGACAATGATGGGCCTACCGGAAAATTCTTTAGCGAAGAGATAAATCCTGAAACAGATCACATTGCTTGGTAA
- a CDS encoding FKBP-type peptidyl-prolyl cis-trans isomerase — protein MEITKNKVVLLTYDLSIKGPDEEEFELVEAIGEDEPMGYIHGMSGYPERFEDNLEGLKPGDTFDFSISPDEGYGQRDPEAVVDLPLDVFRVNGEIDQELIQVGNVLPMTNDEGQQMNGRIVEVSNDAVWMDFNHPLAEMLLHFTGKILDVREATPTELSHGHVHGNGGVHH, from the coding sequence ATGGAAATCACAAAAAACAAGGTAGTTCTTCTTACGTACGACTTATCCATCAAAGGTCCCGATGAAGAGGAATTTGAATTGGTAGAAGCCATTGGAGAAGACGAACCGATGGGCTATATACATGGAATGAGTGGCTATCCAGAACGGTTTGAAGACAATCTGGAAGGACTTAAACCAGGCGATACCTTTGATTTCTCCATTTCACCCGATGAAGGATACGGACAACGCGATCCGGAAGCCGTCGTAGACCTTCCACTGGATGTTTTCCGGGTAAACGGAGAGATCGATCAGGAACTGATTCAGGTAGGCAATGTATTACCGATGACCAACGATGAAGGCCAGCAAATGAATGGTCGCATTGTAGAAGTTAGTAATGATGCCGTATGGATGGACTTTAACCACCCTCTGGCTGAAATGCTACTTCACTTCACGGGTAAAATCCTCGACGTTCGGGAAGCAACACCTACTGAACTCAGCCACGGCCACGTTCACGGAAATGGTGGCGTCCATCACTAA
- a CDS encoding DUF2911 domain-containing protein: protein MKLFHFVGMGCLMAFSVQAQTDSTAKSTAAEIIQPQLRPSPLALAQYKTETCYLKLTYGQPMRKGREIFGKLEPYGKIWRTGANEATELTLTKEVKLAGRSVRPGTYTLFTIPNPDSWTIVLNSELGQWGAFAYKAENDYLRVDVPVQKNDQIYEALTFRFEETEAGADLHLMWDDVRVRIPFTFVK from the coding sequence ATGAAATTATTTCATTTCGTTGGCATGGGCTGTTTAATGGCTTTCTCCGTACAGGCCCAAACGGATTCCACCGCCAAGAGTACCGCCGCTGAAATTATCCAGCCGCAGCTACGGCCCAGCCCACTGGCTTTGGCCCAGTACAAAACGGAAACTTGTTACCTTAAGCTTACGTACGGACAACCCATGCGAAAGGGGCGGGAAATTTTTGGTAAGCTGGAACCCTACGGAAAAATCTGGCGGACCGGAGCAAACGAAGCTACGGAATTAACGCTTACAAAAGAGGTGAAATTGGCCGGGCGATCGGTCCGACCGGGTACCTATACCCTTTTTACGATTCCAAACCCGGATTCCTGGACGATTGTCCTTAATTCGGAACTGGGTCAATGGGGAGCATTTGCCTACAAGGCCGAAAACGATTACCTACGCGTGGATGTCCCGGTTCAAAAAAACGATCAGATTTACGAAGCTCTTACCTTTCGCTTCGAGGAAACTGAAGCCGGTGCCGATCTTCATCTGATGTGGGACGACGTTCGGGTACGCATTCCTTTCACGTTCGTTAAATAA
- a CDS encoding ABC1 kinase family protein codes for MKSQQSIPTSKVARATQFVKTGVKIGGNYLKHNVKKLVNPDLSRDELHEDNAVDIYESLSQLKGSALKVAQMLSMDRNLLPRQYSERFQLSQYSAPPLSAPLVVKTFQKFFGKSPSALYDTFDVEATAAASIGQVHRATKDGKNLAVKVQYPGVADSISSDLKMVKPMAKTLFGLNEKDVDRYTAEVELRLLEETDYELELRRGGEITQACAHIDGLVFPIYYPELSARRILTMDWLEGKHLSDFLATNPSQEIRNRIGQTLWDFYDYQIHTLRQVHADPHPGNFLLRPDGTTGVIDFGCIKDIPTFYYDNYFALINPDTVADRERTEQIFYNLEFLYPSDSDHEKQLFSGLFIQMIHLLGRPFKEETFDFGNDAYFQEVYAFADQLQRVEEIRKSKVARGSQHGLYVNRTYFGLYSILNELKAVVTTNRPDWLRPSRG; via the coding sequence ATGAAATCCCAACAATCGATTCCAACCTCCAAAGTAGCCCGTGCGACGCAATTCGTAAAAACAGGAGTCAAAATTGGAGGAAATTACCTGAAGCATAATGTAAAGAAGCTGGTGAACCCGGATCTGAGTCGGGATGAGCTACACGAAGATAACGCCGTTGATATCTACGAGTCGTTGAGCCAATTGAAGGGCTCGGCTTTGAAAGTGGCTCAAATGCTATCTATGGATCGGAATCTATTGCCCCGGCAGTACTCCGAACGTTTTCAACTGTCGCAGTACTCGGCCCCTCCGTTGTCGGCTCCGCTGGTCGTAAAAACCTTCCAAAAGTTTTTCGGCAAATCGCCTTCGGCCTTGTACGACACCTTCGATGTGGAAGCGACTGCCGCGGCCTCCATTGGCCAGGTACACCGGGCTACGAAAGACGGAAAGAACCTAGCGGTAAAGGTGCAGTATCCCGGTGTGGCGGATAGTATAAGTTCCGATCTGAAGATGGTGAAGCCCATGGCAAAAACTCTTTTCGGATTGAATGAAAAGGACGTAGACCGCTATACAGCAGAGGTAGAGCTACGCTTGCTGGAAGAAACCGATTATGAACTGGAATTACGCCGGGGTGGGGAGATTACCCAGGCCTGTGCTCATATTGACGGATTGGTCTTTCCAATCTACTATCCGGAACTTTCGGCTCGTCGGATTTTGACGATGGACTGGCTGGAAGGCAAACACCTCAGCGATTTTCTGGCAACGAATCCCAGTCAGGAGATACGTAACCGGATTGGACAGACGCTCTGGGATTTTTACGATTATCAAATTCACACGCTCCGACAGGTACACGCCGATCCGCATCCGGGTAATTTTCTGCTGCGGCCGGATGGAACGACGGGTGTAATCGATTTCGGCTGTATCAAAGACATTCCGACCTTTTATTACGATAACTATTTCGCCCTGATCAACCCCGATACGGTGGCGGATCGCGAGCGGACGGAACAAATTTTCTATAATCTGGAATTTCTGTATCCGTCCGATTCGGATCACGAAAAGCAGCTATTTTCGGGACTATTCATTCAAATGATCCATCTGCTGGGACGACCCTTCAAGGAGGAAACCTTTGATTTTGGCAATGATGCGTATTTCCAGGAGGTATATGCCTTCGCCGATCAGTTACAGCGGGTCGAAGAAATTCGGAAATCTAAAGTAGCCCGGGGGAGTCAACATGGCTTGTACGTAAATCGCACCTACTTTGGTCTGTATTCGATTCTTAACGAATTGAAAGCCGTAGTAACGACTAACCGTCCGGACTGGTTACGGCCTAGTCGAGGCTAA
- the holA gene encoding DNA polymerase III subunit delta has protein sequence MPQTFETVWKELKKNQYAPLYLLAGDEPYYTDQLASYLEENALPASARDFNQFVLYGKDINVGTLLSYAKRFPMLSDRQLILVKEAQDMQGLDAKDTVRFLEDYIVNPLPSTILVLCFKSNVDERKAWVKAWDKKGVYVPSKKLYDNKIPDWIASYCHEKGVKISPKALQMLSEFIGNDLKRIANELDKIILNLRADESIQAETVERFVGVSREFNNFELQKALLNRDVARSNLIAYHFSRNPKDNPIQPTLIILYNFFSKLLLTHATADKSERNLASTLGVNPFFAKDYVTASRNFSLDKTVSVIKYLRQADAQSKGVEVGVISEEVILKDLIFKILH, from the coding sequence ATGCCTCAGACTTTTGAAACCGTCTGGAAAGAATTAAAAAAGAATCAATATGCTCCGCTATACCTACTGGCGGGCGATGAACCTTATTATACGGATCAACTTGCCTCGTATCTGGAAGAAAATGCTTTGCCGGCTTCGGCCCGGGATTTCAACCAGTTCGTGCTCTATGGAAAAGATATTAATGTAGGTACGCTGTTAAGTTATGCCAAGCGTTTTCCCATGCTTTCTGATCGTCAGTTAATTTTGGTGAAGGAAGCCCAGGACATGCAGGGACTCGATGCGAAGGATACGGTCCGTTTTCTGGAAGATTACATTGTTAACCCGCTACCTTCCACTATTCTGGTTCTGTGTTTCAAGTCGAACGTGGATGAACGGAAGGCCTGGGTGAAGGCTTGGGATAAAAAGGGAGTATACGTTCCTTCCAAAAAGTTATATGACAACAAAATCCCCGACTGGATCGCCTCCTACTGTCACGAAAAAGGCGTAAAGATCTCTCCCAAGGCGTTACAAATGTTATCTGAATTCATTGGAAACGATTTAAAGCGAATTGCCAATGAGTTGGATAAGATCATTCTGAACCTGCGAGCTGATGAATCAATCCAGGCTGAAACGGTCGAACGCTTCGTTGGTGTCAGTCGGGAATTTAACAATTTTGAATTACAGAAAGCCCTATTGAACCGGGATGTGGCTCGGTCCAATCTCATTGCTTATCACTTTTCCCGCAACCCCAAAGACAATCCCATTCAGCCTACCCTGATCATTCTTTATAATTTTTTTAGCAAGCTTTTATTGACCCATGCTACGGCCGATAAAAGCGAACGCAATCTGGCCAGTACGCTGGGCGTAAATCCATTTTTTGCGAAAGATTACGTAACGGCTAGTCGCAATTTCTCGCTCGATAAAACAGTAAGCGTGATTAAATATCTGAGACAGGCCGACGCCCAGTCTAAAGGCGTGGAAGTAGGGGTAATAAGTGAGGAAGTAATTCTTAAAGATCTGATATTTAAGATTTTACACTAA
- the rpsO gene encoding 30S ribosomal protein S15: MYLTADKKKEIFESQGHAKSATDTGSAESQIALFTYRISSLTEHLKVHKKDYATRAGLLKLVGKRRRLLDYLHKKDITRYRAILAELGLRK, translated from the coding sequence ATGTATCTAACTGCCGACAAGAAAAAAGAAATTTTTGAATCGCAGGGGCATGCCAAGTCAGCAACCGACACCGGTTCGGCTGAATCGCAAATTGCTCTGTTTACGTATCGGATTAGCTCACTGACTGAGCACCTGAAAGTACACAAAAAAGACTACGCTACGCGTGCGGGTCTGTTGAAATTGGTAGGTAAGCGTCGTCGTCTTCTCGACTATCTACACAAAAAAGATATTACCCGTTACCGGGCCATTCTTGCTGAATTAGGTCTCCGTAAATAA